One window of Triticum dicoccoides isolate Atlit2015 ecotype Zavitan chromosome 5A, WEW_v2.0, whole genome shotgun sequence genomic DNA carries:
- the LOC119299200 gene encoding L-type lectin-domain containing receptor kinase IX.1-like has product MVSSFVILVLAVVASLGVGAAAAIGKQDKFLAPVHPSCSTTGNYTDGSQFKKNLDELLAALPAAASRNDGFYIGTAGDSGSPDQVFTLIMCYADHDAAECLECLTGAPAGIMALCPGSRDVRAAYDACILRYSPVSTFASTADLDIAFYVKYTAPIPVDPVAMARVWLPLMADLTGQAAGSPARAASGSTLYDASWRVFGLAQCTRNLNASECSRCLSSLVGKLPELFQNETGGAVKAYSCYVHYQIGPFDITLPPASEPPPPSSPKPGEASSSSRTRLLIGSSIGAVSFLIILVGVLVCLLFRRRQKHPITANKQAKGQEPEDGKFSDGDDPAMEDDFEKGTGPKRFHYGELAIATDNFSDKKKLGEGGFGSVYRGYLKESNLEVVIKRVSKGSKQGKKEYASEVTIISRLRHRNLVQLIGWYHGGGELLLVYELMPNGSLDTHLYGGKNAAVLPWPARHEIVLGLGSALLYLHQEWEQCVLHRDIKPSNIMLDASFAAKLGDFGLARLVDHGRGSHTTVLAGTMGYMDPECMTTGRTSAESDVYSFGVVLLEIACGRRPLAVAEEEQMVHLAQRVWASYGMRRVLDAADARLEGEFDGEEMERVMVVGLWCAHPDRSLSPSIRQAVGVLRREQPLPTLPERMPVATFLYVPLLVDGSSSTLSTGVTGAGGSGSSGTDTPADKSMSMRSNTVVDGQITGR; this is encoded by the exons ATGGTTTCCAGCTTTGTCATCCTCGTCCTCGCCGTTGTTGCATCTCTCGGCGTCGGCGCCGCTGCTGCAATTGGCAAGCAGGACAAGTTCCTGGCTCCAGTGCATCCTTCCTGCTCGACCACTGGCAACTACACCGATGGCAGCCAGTTCAAGAAGAACCTCGACGAGCTCCTCGCCGCCCTCCCCGCGGCTGCCAGCAGGAACGATGGGTTCTACATCGGCACTGCGGGGGACTCGGGATCTCCCGACCAGGTCTTCACCCTCATCATGTGCTATGCCGACCACGACGCGGCAGAGTGCCTGGAATGCCTCACCGGAGCGCCGGCGGGGATCATGGCCTTGTGCCCTGGCAGCCGGGACGTGCGCGCGGCATACGATGCGTGCATACTCCGGTACTCACCGGTGTCAACCTTTGCATCAACGGCCGACCTTGACATCGCTTTCTACGTGAAGTACACCGCGCCCATCCCGGTCGATCCGGTGGCCATGGCCAGGGTGTGGCTTCCGCTGATGGCCGACCTCACGGGACAGGCCGCTGGGTCGCCGGCGCGGGCAGCGAGTGGGAGCACGCTGTACGATGCTTCGTGGCGGGTGTTCGGGCTGGCGCAGTGTACGAGGAACCTCAACGCGAGCGAGTGCAGCCGGTGCCTCTCCTCCTTGGTCGGCAAACTGCCGGAGCTGTTCCAGAACGAGACCGGTGGCGCCGTCAAGGCATACAGCTGCTACGTGCACTACCAGATCGGCCCCTTTGACATAACCCTTCCACCTGCATCAGAAcccccgccgccgtcgtctccaAAGCCCGGAG AAGCATCGTCTTCTTCAAGAACAAGGCTCCTGATCGGCAGCTCCATTGGTGCCGTGTCGTTCTTGATCATTCTGGTTGGTGTCTTGGTCTGTCTCCTTTTCCGACGACGGCAAAAGCACCCAATCACTGCCAATAAGCAGGCAAAGGGGCAAGAGCCGGAAGATGGCAAATTctccgacggcgacgacccagccATGGAAGACGACTTCGAGAAAGGGACCGGGCCCAAGCGGTTTCACTACGGTGAGCTGGCCATCGCCACCGACAACTTCTCCGACAAGAAGAAGCTCGGGGAAGGAGGTTTCGGCTCCGTGTACAGAGGATATCTCAAGGAGTCGAACCTCGAGGTGGTCATCAAGCGAGTCTCCAAAGgttccaagcaagggaagaaagaaTATGCTTCCGAGGTGACGATCATAAGCCGACTCCGGCACCGAAACCTGGTGCAGCTTATCGGCTGGTACCACGGCGGGGGCGAGCTGCTCCTTGTCTACGAGCTGATGCCCAACGGCAGCCTTGACACGCACCTCTACGGCGGCAAGAACGCAGCCGTGCTGCCATGGCCGGCCAGGCACGAGATCGTGCTTGGACTGGGCTCTGCCCTCCTGTATCTTCACCAAGAGTGGGAGCAGTGCGTCCTGCACAGAGACATCAAGCCAAGCAACATCATGCTGGACGCCTCCTTTGCTGCCAAGCTTGGCGACTTCGGGCTTGCCAGGCTCGTCGACCATGGCAGGGGCTCGCACACCACGGTGCTCGCCGGCACGATGGGGTACATGGACCCGGAGTGCATGACAACCGGCCGGACCAGCGCCGAGTCGGACGTGTACAGCTTTGGAGTTGTCCTCCTCGAGATTGCCTGCGGCAGGCGGCCTCTGGCGGTGGCAGAAGAGGAACAGATGGTCCACCTGGCCCAGCGGGTCTGGGCATCATACGGCATGCGAAGGGTTCTTGATGCCGCTGACGCGCGGCTGGAAGGGGAGTTTGACGGCGAGGAGATGGAGCGTGTGATGGTCGTCGGGCTCTGGTGCGCGCACCCCGACCGGAGCCTCAGCCCGTCCATCAGGCAGGCCGTCGGTGTGCTGCGGCGCGAGCAGCCTCTGCCGACCCTACCGGAGAGGATGCCGGTGGCAACTTTCTTGTACGTGCCCCTACTGGTTGATGGTTCAAGTTCCACGTTGTCTACTGGTGTCACCGGCGCTGGCGGCAGTGGCAGCAGCGGAACTGACACGCCGGCGGACAAGTCGATGTCGATGCGAAGCAACACGGTAGTGGATGGACAGATCACTGGACGCTAA
- the LOC119299201 gene encoding pentatricopeptide repeat-containing protein At5g11310, mitochondrial-like, which produces MQARPAAAPLSAPAPPNDSAAAAAVISILSDADPDDRLRASGISPDPALFPHLRRSLTTLPESAFPALARWAGSAAAVSLLASRGFFAASWRLLLLQSPSSPPPPLAAFAPLVRRYARLGRASAALRAFHFLRHNPDRYTVDGDGSPAATSLLNMAVGALCKEGHPRPAAKLVERCRREGELAPDERTYNMLLDGWSGARRLDKVGKLWAEMRVAGVRPTVVSYGTLIKAVCRMQQPDQAMSLLDEMRKEGIEANLVTCNPIVHALAHAGRFRDAYNLLEKFPLYGVAPNISTFNSLVLAYCKYGDLAGASGVLKAMMGRGILPTAKTYNYFFVFFAKTGNVELGMNLYNKMVNNGYAPDQTTYNLLVKMLCEANRLELVVQMVKEMKVNGFEADLATSTMLIHLLCRSHRFEEACAEFEDMFRRGHVPQYITYRMLMKELKRLGLVQLEEKLTDLMRSVPHSTKLPGSYREKEGDNAIEKRKLILEKAQAVSNVLKECKDPKELQKLKDDEETDVQVADRIVANIRKRVYGGVSRLASPLP; this is translated from the coding sequence ATGCAGGCTaggcccgccgccgccccgctctcGGCTCCCGCCCCTCCCAAcgattccgccgccgccgccgcagtaaTCTCAATCCTCAGCGACGCGGACCCCGACGACCGCCTTCGCGCGTCCGGCATCAGCCCGGACCCCGCCCTGTTCCCGCATCTCCGCCGGTCGCTCACCACCCTCCCGGAGTCCGCGTTCCCCGCGCTCGCCCGCTGGgccggctccgccgccgccgtctccctcctcgCCTCCCGCGGCTTCTTCGCGGCCtcctggcgcctcctcctcctccagtcgCCTTCGTCTCCGCCCCCTCCCCTTGCCGCCTTCGCCCCGCTCGTCCGCCGCTACGCCCGCCTCGGCCGCGCCTCCGCGGCCCTCCGCGCCTTCCACTTCCTCCGCCACAACCCCGACCGCTACACGGTCGATGGCGACGGCTCGCCCGCCGCCACCTCCCTCCTAAACATGGCTGTCGGGGCGCTCTGCAAGGAGGGTCACCCGCGCCCGGCCGCCAAACTCGTCGAGCGGTGCCGGCGTGAGGGGGAGCTCGCGCCCGATGAACGGACCTACAACATGCTCCTCGACGGCTGGTCCGGCGCCCGCCGGCTGGACAAGGTCGGGAAGCTCTGGGCAGAGATGCGCGTGGCCGGCGTGCGGCCGACGGTGGTCTCCTACGGGACTCTCATCAAGGCGGTTTGTCGGATGCAGCAGCCGGACCAGGCAATGTCTCTCCTCGACGAGATGCGGAAGGAGGGGATCGAGGCGAATCTGGTTACCTGCAACCCCATCGTGCACGCCCTGGCTCACGCCGGCCGATTTCGGGACGCATACAACCTGCTCGAGAAATTTCCTCTCTACGGGGTGGCGCCTAATATCTCGACATTCAACTCGCTCGTGTTGGCTTACTGCAAATATGGAGACCTTGCCGGGGCAAGCGGTGTGCTCAAGGCCATGATGGGGAGGGGCATCTTGCCAACGGCAAAAACGTACAATTACTTCTTCGTGTTCTTTGCCAAGACCGGCAATGTTGAGCTGGGGATGAATCTTTATAACAAGATGGTCAACAATGGTTATGCGCCGGACCAGACCACTTACAACCTCCTGGTCAAGATGTTGTGCGAGGCTAATCGGCTTGAATTAGTGGTGCAGATGGTAAAGGAGATGAAGGTTAATGGTTTTGAGGCTGATCTGGCAACAAGCACCATGCTGATACATTTGCTTTGCCGAAGTCATCGGTTTGAGGAAGCATGTGCTGAGTTTGAGGACATGTTTCGTAGAGGGCACGTGCCCCAGTATATCACTTACAGGATGCTTATGAAAGAGCTCAAGCGGCTGGGTTTGGTTCAACTGGAAGAGAAGTTGACCGACCTAATGCGCTCAGTACCACATTCTACAAAGTTGCCTGGCAGCTACAGAGAAAAGGAAGGCGACAACGCTATAGAAAAGAGAAAATTAATATTGGAGAAAGCTCAGGCTGTTTCCAATGTTCTGAAGGAGTGTAAAGATCCGAAGGAGTTGCAGAAGCTAAAAGATGATGAAGAAACTGATGTCCAGGTCGCAGATAGGATAGTCGCCAACATTAGAAAAAGAGTATATGGGGGTGTCTCTAGGTTAGCCTCTCCACTTCCTTGA